A genomic segment from Aegilops tauschii subsp. strangulata cultivar AL8/78 chromosome 1, Aet v6.0, whole genome shotgun sequence encodes:
- the LOC109755295 gene encoding probable calcium-binding protein CML18, with protein MANGVGSAKAEICAGLGMPMAELEQVFRRYDANGDGKISADELASVLLALGAPPGPGEVQSMMEEMDADRDGFVDLHEFAAFHCGPCKGGAAADAKEQEAATEAELKEAFRMYDADRNGLISARELHRVLRQLGEKCSVADCSRMIRSVDADADGSVNFEEFKKMMGGGGRS; from the coding sequence ATGGCGAACGGCGTGGGCTCGGCGAAGGCGGAGATCTGCGCCGGGCTGGGCATGCCGATGGCGGAGCTGGAGCAGGTGTTCCGGCGCTACGACGCCAACGGCGACGGCAAGATCTCGGCGGACGAGCTGGCGTCCGTGCTGCTCGCGCTGGGCGCGCCCCCGGGGCCAGGGGAGGTGCAGAGCATGATGGAGGAGATGGACGCCGACAGGGACGGCTTCGTCGACCTCCACGAGTTCGCCGCCTTCCACTGCGGGCCCTGCAAGGGCGGCGCGGCCGCAGACGCCAAGGAGCAGGAGGCCGCCACGGAGGCGGAGCTCAAGGAGGCCTTCCGGATGTACGACGCCGACCGCAACGGGCTCATCTCCGCGCGGGAGCTTCACCGCGTGCTCCGCCAGCTCGGGGAGAAGTGCTCCGTTGCTGACTGCTCGCGCATGATTCGATCcgtcgacgccgacgccgacggcAGCGTCAACTTCGAGGAATTCAAGAAGATGAtgggcggcggagggaggagCTAG